A stretch of DNA from Brevibacillus ruminantium:
ACATCACGGCGATTGGCTTTATTCGCCAGGACAAAATGAATGTGTACACAAACCCGCAGCGGGTCATTTTGTCTTAGCGGGCCAAACACAGCGAATCAGAGGGAAGCCGATTCCCTCTTTTTCTTTTCCTCCAAAGCGCATCTGTACTCCTCCGGCGTATTGGCGTTATAAGCCGCCCAAGCGTCCAGCAGGTCAGGAGGCGTCCAGACGATGCGCAGCTTTTGCAAAACCTCCATCAGGCGGTACTGACCTGCGCTCAGCGCTTCCTCCCAGTAAGGCTGGGACCGTCGATGGTACAAAGCCAGCAAGGGATGAACCCGATCTCCCGTCTTGACCACCACCGCATCCCAGTCACTCTGTTGTGCGGCGTAGTCGATGAGCTTCTTTAAATGTTTTTGCTCCACGAACGGCAAATCGCAGGAGAGCACTAGCAGAACCTCTTCGCTCCGCAGGCGAAAAGCCGTCACGATCCCGCTGATCGGCCCGCAGGAAGGGACCTGGTCCCGGACTACGTCCACCGCAGCGTCAGCCTGCATTCCCCCCATCCTCTCGATTGTTTCCGGTGCATGGGAGACAATCAGGCAGGGGAGGCCTGCCCCTGTCAATTCTTTATGCAAATGGGCAATCAGTGTGCCTTCTTTCCATGGCAACAACTCTTTGGGCTGACCCATTCGACTGCTTTTTCCTCCGGCCAGGATCACACCGCCAATGGATGGGATTCTCACTTGAATCAACTACCTTTCTCTCCGGACATACGCCTGCAGCTCCCTACCAACCAGAGAATTTCCGTTTTTTATCCCCAAAACGGGCATATGCTCCTTATGAAGAAGTCCGTTGTCTGGATATCTCTGTCTCTATTCTACGTCACAAATATGCGGAAATCATGCTGCTTCTCTATTCTCAAGATAAATTCCTCCTTGATAAATATTCCCAAAATTGAGAGGATTCAATCATTTTTTGTCGAAGGTGGTTTTGTAGAGTAAGAATCTCTGGCTGTGAATGAACACCTCGTATATGGGAGGAGAGATGCGATGAGTATTTTACGGGAATTTCAGGAGATTACCCAACAGGTGGCAGAAGCGATCTCGGCGGCATTGCAGATTGAGACCGAGATCGTCGACGACACGATGACGATCATCGCTGGCACAGGCAAATACAAGGAACGGATCAACCTCCAGGAGGAGGACGGCCAGATCGACGCCGGTTATCTGTACGGCCGTGTCTTGACGACCAATCAGCCGTTTTTCATCGAGGATGCACGCAGCGATCCCTTTTATGATCCATCGGTGTTAGCCGGTGTAACCGATGAACTGGCGGAGCTTTGTACGCCCATCCATTACAAAGGCAGGGTCATTGGGGTGATTGGCCTGATCGCCTTTACGGAAACACAGAGGCGGCAGTTGATCCACAATCGCCTGGCCTATCTCACGTTTCTCCAGCGCATGACCGAGCTTCTCACGGGGAAAATTGCCGAGCAGGAAGCCTGGAACGAGTGGAAAAAGACCTTTACCAAGCTGGAAACCTTGATCGAGTCGATCCAT
This window harbors:
- the mobA gene encoding molybdenum cofactor guanylyltransferase — protein: MRIPSIGGVILAGGKSSRMGQPKELLPWKEGTLIAHLHKELTGAGLPCLIVSHAPETIERMGGMQADAAVDVVRDQVPSCGPISGIVTAFRLRSEEVLLVLSCDLPFVEQKHLKKLIDYAAQQSDWDAVVVKTGDRVHPLLALYHRRSQPYWEEALSAGQYRLMEVLQKLRIVWTPPDLLDAWAAYNANTPEEYRCALEEKKKRESASL